In the genome of Ignavibacteriales bacterium, one region contains:
- the asnB gene encoding asparagine synthase (glutamine-hydrolyzing), with protein sequence MCGITGYIHFDKNRTVSSEKIKRMSDVIAHRGPDGEGFYCKNNLALGHRRLSIIDLKTGDQPIFNDDKTIAIIFNGEIYNYIELREELKTHGKVFHTDSDTEVIIKAYEKWGLEFQSKLNGMWAFALWDEKKQTLLLSRDRMGEKPMFYSVYDNTLVFGSEIKCLFSYGIPVEKRFDLIEMYLNLSYIPAPDTFYKNIFKLHPANYLVVKDGKVEEHSYWELPDINEKDMLTDREVIHKNFEELFDDSVRIRMRSDVPFGAFLSGGLDSASIVSSMAKISSYPVQTFTIGFDDKHFDERGLAKEVAEKFKTDHNEYLVSPDSFDEALQKVIDHYDEPFGDPSAIPTGYVSRAARQKVKMVLTGDGGDEVLSGYTAYQGTKFSDKYKSYPSFVRTGLPSFIKVISKPVSGNMRYKANRVVNVLESSNMDFLERTIYKSLPSGLDLKNLLEPLSTTQKSITDFYKEFLSKCRFKDDFYKLMFLQLKSSLPDDMLTKVDRMSMAYSLETRVPFLDYRIVELLYRVHKDIKMEGYERKSVLRNTVAKRLPQSLLNAPKKGFSVPLRQWFKGSGFDSYLASLSQNSKDVFHNSYLNSILEKNKNAEGDYGNFIWSLFVLKKFL encoded by the coding sequence ATGTGCGGAATAACAGGTTATATCCATTTCGATAAGAACAGAACAGTATCATCTGAAAAAATTAAAAGGATGTCAGATGTCATTGCTCATCGCGGACCAGATGGTGAAGGATTTTACTGTAAAAATAATTTAGCTCTCGGTCACCGACGGCTTTCAATCATCGACTTAAAAACAGGTGACCAGCCAATATTTAATGATGACAAAACCATAGCCATTATCTTCAACGGGGAGATATACAATTACATTGAATTGAGAGAAGAATTAAAAACTCACGGAAAAGTTTTTCATACTGATTCCGACACTGAAGTAATAATTAAAGCGTATGAAAAATGGGGACTGGAATTCCAGTCAAAGCTAAACGGTATGTGGGCATTTGCTTTATGGGATGAGAAAAAGCAAACACTATTACTTTCACGTGATCGTATGGGCGAAAAGCCTATGTTCTATTCTGTTTACGATAATACACTTGTATTTGGTTCGGAAATAAAATGTTTGTTTAGTTATGGAATCCCAGTTGAAAAACGTTTTGATCTGATAGAAATGTACCTGAATCTTTCATACATACCCGCGCCGGATACTTTTTATAAAAATATTTTTAAGCTGCATCCTGCAAACTATCTTGTAGTTAAGGATGGAAAAGTTGAAGAACACTCATACTGGGAACTTCCCGATATAAATGAAAAAGACATGCTGACAGACAGGGAAGTGATTCATAAAAACTTTGAAGAACTTTTTGATGACTCAGTAAGAATCCGAATGCGAAGCGATGTTCCGTTCGGTGCTTTTTTAAGCGGCGGACTTGATTCAGCAAGTATTGTTTCTTCAATGGCTAAGATCAGCAGCTATCCTGTTCAGACATTTACGATTGGATTTGATGATAAACATTTTGATGAACGCGGACTTGCAAAAGAAGTAGCTGAAAAATTTAAAACAGATCACAACGAATATCTTGTTTCGCCAGATTCCTTTGACGAAGCGTTGCAAAAAGTAATTGATCATTACGACGAACCTTTTGGTGATCCTTCTGCAATACCCACCGGGTATGTATCACGGGCAGCAAGACAAAAAGTAAAAATGGTTTTAACCGGCGACGGCGGCGATGAAGTCCTTTCAGGTTATACCGCTTACCAGGGGACAAAATTTTCTGATAAATATAAATCATATCCGTCATTTGTAAGAACCGGATTGCCTTCATTCATTAAGGTTATTTCTAAACCTGTTTCTGGTAACATGCGATATAAAGCGAACAGAGTTGTCAATGTTCTTGAATCATCCAATATGGATTTTCTCGAAAGGACAATTTACAAATCATTACCCTCAGGATTGGATTTAAAGAATCTGCTGGAACCGCTTTCAACAACTCAGAAGAGTATTACAGATTTTTATAAAGAGTTTCTTTCAAAGTGCAGGTTCAAAGATGATTTTTACAAACTGATGTTTCTCCAGTTAAAATCATCATTGCCTGATGATATGCTTACAAAAGTTGATAGAATGAGCATGGCATATTCACTTGAAACGAGAGTCCCGTTTCTTGATTATCGTATTGTTGAGCTTTTATATCGGGTTCATAAAGATATTAAGATGGAAGGTTATGAAAGAAAAAGTGTTTTAAGAAATACTGTTGCGAAAAGACTTCCTCAAAGCCTGCTGAACGCACCCAAAAAAGGTTTCAGTGTGCCGCTGCGTCAGTGGTTTAAAGGCAGCGGGTTTGATTCATACCTGGCATCGCTTTCACAAAACAGCAAAGATGTATTCCATAATTCATATCTGAACAGCATTCTTGAAAAAAATAAAAATGCTGAAGGTGATTATGGAAATTTTATCTGGTCATTATTTGTGCTTAAAAAATTCCTCTAA
- a CDS encoding glycosyltransferase: MKQKKILILSPLSIFPKIMASQERTYRIAERLSKDHIVDIAAIIRNENELKESNEKLKSVCNKFYPVHAVNPSNNNFKRKLYGIKFLISNKLKKIPEDYFYSTQKPYIKFLADIIAANKYDVVHAEYWFMAEVFRHIDPYTFKVIDTVDVLFDKKRQSFENHFGKNIPASKQKELQKYKSMELENLELADLLISISEVDNDVFKEYKITGKKIVIPIGQPVDYFSDYTKSDDGKTILFYGSMGGHENIDAFFRFWNEIYPAVKEKVPDVKINIVGANPPDSIKVLTKNKNVSVTGFVQDVRPHLAKSSLLMVPLNVAAGFRGRVVDVMAMSIPVVGTPKALNCVGISNGVEGFISDSNKDLAHNTVQLLTDSSMRTKMGNAALQFVKDHLSVEATYGKLSEYYGNIEIK; the protein is encoded by the coding sequence ATGAAACAAAAAAAGATACTTATACTAAGTCCGCTTAGTATCTTTCCTAAAATAATGGCGAGCCAGGAAAGAACTTACAGGATTGCCGAAAGGTTGAGCAAGGATCACATCGTTGACATAGCGGCTATAATCAGGAATGAAAATGAACTCAAAGAATCAAATGAAAAACTGAAATCAGTTTGCAATAAATTTTATCCGGTTCATGCTGTTAATCCGTCAAACAACAACTTCAAAAGAAAACTTTACGGAATAAAATTTCTGATCAGCAATAAACTCAAGAAAATTCCTGAAGACTATTTTTACAGCACGCAAAAACCATACATAAAATTTCTTGCTGATATAATAGCGGCAAACAAATATGATGTTGTTCATGCCGAATATTGGTTTATGGCGGAAGTTTTCAGGCACATTGATCCATATACTTTCAAAGTGATTGATACCGTTGATGTGTTGTTTGATAAAAAGAGGCAGTCATTTGAAAATCATTTTGGCAAAAATATTCCTGCATCTAAACAGAAAGAACTTCAGAAATATAAAAGCATGGAACTGGAGAATCTTGAACTTGCAGATCTTTTAATTTCAATTTCTGAAGTTGATAATGATGTCTTCAAAGAGTATAAGATTACAGGTAAAAAAATTGTTATACCGATCGGTCAGCCGGTAGATTATTTTTCTGACTACACAAAATCAGATGATGGAAAAACAATTTTATTTTATGGGAGTATGGGCGGACATGAAAATATAGATGCATTCTTCCGGTTCTGGAATGAAATTTATCCTGCGGTAAAAGAAAAAGTACCCGATGTTAAAATTAATATCGTAGGCGCTAATCCACCTGATTCAATAAAAGTATTAACAAAAAATAAAAATGTTTCAGTAACCGGGTTCGTTCAGGATGTAAGACCTCATCTTGCAAAATCAAGTTTGCTTATGGTTCCTTTGAATGTTGCGGCAGGCTTCAGAGGAAGAGTTGTTGATGTTATGGCAATGAGCATTCCGGTGGTTGGAACTCCGAAAGCTCTTAACTGTGTCGGCATTTCAAATGGAGTTGAAGGATTTATTTCAGATAGCAATAAAGATCTTGCCCATAACACTGTTCAATTGCTAACTGATAGTTCTATGAGAACAAAAATGGGCAATGCTGCTTTACAATTTGTCAAAGATCACCTCTCAGTAGAAGCCACTTACGGTAAGTTGTCAGAATATTACGGCAATATTGAAATTAAATAG
- a CDS encoding GDP-mannose 4,6-dehydratase, with the protein MLNFLVTGGAGFIGSHLINKLISEQGNFIFCLDNFDEFYNPEIKRKNISSFLNKNNFRLVEGDIRDRTTVESIFKKNKIDVVVHLAARAGVRPSLKLPALYFDVNVNGTINILEVMREHNCTKMVFASSSSVYGNNTKIPFSEDDNVDYPISPYAASKKAGELVCHTFNHLYGFDITCLRFFTVYGPGQRPEMAIHQFAKNIMDGKPINVFGDGSTKRDYTFIDDIIQGVIASINNLGGYHIYNLGESKTIELIELIKLIEKYIGKKAILNYLPEQPGDVKLTFSDVTKARKELGYNPVTSMDEGIKKFVDWLRKN; encoded by the coding sequence ATTTTGAACTTTCTTGTAACCGGCGGTGCTGGATTTATTGGTTCACATCTTATAAATAAATTAATAAGTGAACAGGGAAATTTTATTTTCTGCCTTGATAACTTCGATGAGTTTTACAACCCGGAAATTAAAAGAAAAAATATCAGTTCTTTTTTGAATAAAAATAATTTCCGTCTTGTTGAAGGCGATATACGCGACAGAACTACGGTCGAAAGTATTTTTAAGAAGAATAAAATTGATGTGGTAGTTCACCTTGCTGCAAGAGCCGGAGTTCGTCCTTCATTAAAACTTCCTGCACTTTATTTTGATGTTAATGTAAATGGAACAATAAATATTCTTGAGGTAATGAGAGAACACAATTGCACTAAAATGGTTTTTGCATCATCATCTTCAGTTTATGGCAACAACACAAAAATTCCTTTTTCAGAAGATGATAATGTTGACTATCCTATTTCACCTTATGCAGCATCTAAAAAAGCAGGCGAACTTGTTTGTCATACATTTAATCATCTTTACGGATTTGATATTACCTGCCTGAGATTTTTTACGGTGTATGGTCCGGGTCAGCGTCCTGAAATGGCTATTCATCAGTTTGCTAAAAATATTATGGATGGAAAGCCGATTAATGTTTTTGGTGACGGCTCGACAAAAAGAGATTATACTTTTATAGATGACATTATCCAGGGAGTTATAGCTTCAATAAATAATCTTGGCGGTTATCACATTTACAATCTTGGTGAATCAAAAACAATTGAGCTTATTGAATTAATAAAACTTATTGAAAAGTATATTGGTAAAAAGGCAATCTTAAATTATCTGCCTGAACAGCCGGGTGATGTTAAACTCACTTTCTCCGATGTTACAAAAGCAAGGAAGGAACTTGGTTATAATCCAGTTACATCAATGGACGAAGGAATTAAAAAATTTGTAGATTGGCTGCGTAAAAATTAA
- a CDS encoding glycosyltransferase, with protein sequence MKILMFIDGLAMGGKERRMVELVKASGRSDEVEYAIALMNKEIYYKEILDLNIPVFFLIRKIRKDPGIFLKLLLVCRRYKPDIIHVWDSMTAMYAAPIAKTLGIKLINGMITEAPVNLDDVTLKRTEFSSRFSDIMLANSEAGLRSYHISEKKGRFIHNGFSSDRMNNITDPAALRKKYDLKEELVVGIVGALQERKDHKVFIKSAINIIDKRKDVVFIIVGDGPLRTELENFVPSELKSKIKFLGVQTNSESLINIFDIGVLTTNQKIHGEGISNSILEYMALGKPVIATNGGGTPEIVEDGVTGFLVDEDSSEQLTEKIQYLLNQPELRKSMGEAGRKKVKNEFSIEQMVNKTIELYKEVLN encoded by the coding sequence ATGAAAATTTTAATGTTCATCGACGGTTTAGCAATGGGCGGTAAAGAACGCAGAATGGTTGAACTGGTGAAAGCTTCGGGAAGATCTGATGAAGTCGAATATGCAATTGCTTTAATGAATAAAGAAATCTATTACAAAGAAATTCTTGATCTGAATATTCCAGTATTTTTTCTGATTCGAAAAATCAGAAAGGACCCGGGTATTTTTCTCAAATTACTTTTAGTCTGCAGAAGGTATAAACCTGATATAATCCATGTCTGGGATTCGATGACAGCAATGTATGCTGCCCCGATAGCAAAAACACTCGGTATTAAATTAATTAATGGAATGATAACGGAAGCTCCGGTGAATTTGGATGATGTAACATTAAAAAGAACTGAGTTTTCCTCTCGCTTCTCAGATATAATGTTAGCGAATTCAGAGGCAGGATTAAGATCATATCACATCTCTGAAAAAAAAGGAAGATTTATTCATAATGGATTCTCCAGCGACAGGATGAATAATATTACAGATCCTGCTGCTTTGAGAAAAAAGTATGATCTTAAGGAAGAATTAGTAGTAGGAATTGTTGGTGCATTACAGGAAAGAAAGGATCATAAAGTATTCATCAAATCTGCAATCAATATTATTGATAAAAGAAAAGACGTTGTATTCATTATTGTTGGTGACGGACCATTGAGAACTGAACTTGAAAATTTTGTCCCCTCAGAATTGAAATCAAAAATAAAATTTCTCGGAGTTCAGACTAATTCAGAATCATTAATAAATATTTTTGACATCGGAGTGCTTACAACAAATCAAAAAATTCATGGCGAGGGAATTTCAAATTCTATACTTGAGTATATGGCTTTAGGAAAACCCGTTATAGCAACTAATGGCGGCGGTACACCGGAAATTGTTGAGGATGGAGTTACAGGTTTTCTTGTTGATGAAGATTCTTCAGAGCAATTGACGGAAAAGATTCAATATCTTTTGAATCAACCGGAACTAAGAAAAAGTATGGGTGAAGCCGGCAGGAAAAAAGTAAAGAACGAATTCAGCATTGAACAAATGGTTAACAAAACAATAGAACTCTATAAAGAAGTGCTAAACTGA
- a CDS encoding glycosyltransferase yields MQNKIKVLMFIDALVAGGKERRMIELLKGFEANENIECEVAVMHKKIHYEEIHSLNVKIHFLLRKIKKDPLIFFRLAFLCIKIKPDIIHVWDPMTGFYASPVAFLLRIKLINAMITHASPAEYSGMKKRTKVFHFFSDVMLANSYAGLKVHNITSAKGRVIHNGFNFNRTAKLESIEKIKTQFGLNDKKVVGMVAAFSAFKDYKTFIKAANIVLEKRNDVLFVCVGDGPKLNECKSIVQKNNSDRIIFTGKQKNVENIVNVFDIGVLSTFNEGISNSIMEYMALSKPVVVTEGGGSSEIVAHNITGYLVKQGDEAEMAEKILFLLDNPEAAKEMGIKGRTKLEKEFNLSRMVNETFSVYTEVLS; encoded by the coding sequence ATGCAAAATAAAATAAAAGTATTAATGTTTATTGATGCGTTAGTTGCAGGGGGTAAAGAGCGCCGGATGATTGAATTGCTGAAAGGTTTTGAAGCAAATGAGAATATTGAATGTGAAGTTGCAGTCATGCATAAAAAAATTCATTATGAAGAGATTCATTCACTTAATGTTAAGATTCATTTTCTTTTAAGAAAAATTAAAAAGGATCCGTTAATATTTTTCAGATTAGCATTCCTGTGTATAAAAATTAAACCGGATATAATTCATGTCTGGGATCCGATGACAGGATTTTATGCAAGTCCTGTAGCTTTCTTGTTAAGAATAAAATTAATCAATGCAATGATCACTCATGCTTCACCTGCTGAATATTCCGGCATGAAGAAACGTACAAAAGTATTTCATTTCTTTAGCGATGTTATGCTTGCAAATTCTTACGCGGGGTTGAAAGTTCATAATATTACTTCAGCAAAAGGAAGAGTAATTCACAACGGTTTTAATTTTAATCGGACTGCAAAATTGGAGAGTATTGAAAAAATAAAAACTCAGTTCGGATTGAATGATAAAAAAGTTGTAGGAATGGTAGCGGCATTTTCAGCGTTCAAAGATTATAAAACATTTATAAAAGCCGCTAATATTGTTCTTGAAAAAAGAAATGATGTGCTATTCGTTTGTGTGGGTGACGGTCCAAAATTAAACGAGTGTAAATCTATTGTTCAAAAAAATAATTCTGACAGAATTATTTTTACCGGTAAACAAAAGAACGTTGAAAACATAGTTAATGTTTTTGATATAGGCGTTCTATCAACTTTTAATGAAGGCATATCAAACTCCATAATGGAATATATGGCTTTGTCTAAACCTGTCGTTGTAACAGAAGGAGGAGGTTCTTCGGAAATTGTTGCACATAATATAACAGGTTATCTGGTCAAACAAGGTGATGAAGCTGAAATGGCAGAAAAAATTTTGTTTCTTTTAGACAATCCGGAAGCAGCAAAAGAGATGGGAATTAAAGGTAGAACAAAATTAGAGAAAGAATTTAATCTTAGCAGGATGGTTAATGAAACATTCTCTGTTTATACAGAAGTACTATCATAA
- a CDS encoding GDP-mannose 4,6-dehydratase, with product MEKKALIIGISGQDGAYLSQLLLNEGYTVHGTSRDAELSSFSSLKTLNIFSKVHLHSMSSIDFRSVMQVILEVQPSEVYNLAGQSSVGLSFAQPVETLDSISLGTLNILEVIRFHKLPIKFYNASSSECFGDTHGKAADEETPFHPRSPYAVAKSAAFWQVANYREAYNLFACSGLLFNHESPLRPLRFVTRKIINSACRIAQTKTGTLKLGNVNIKRDWGWAPEYAKAMYLMLQQDKPEDYVIATGKSISLEEFVKLTFDYFNLDYKNHVEIDSSIYRPTDIPFGLGNPSKAAAKLNWKVKYFVEDVIKMMIEHELESLKKN from the coding sequence ATGGAAAAGAAAGCTCTTATTATTGGAATCTCCGGACAAGACGGTGCTTATCTATCACAACTATTGCTGAATGAAGGATATACAGTTCATGGTACATCACGCGATGCTGAACTTTCATCATTCAGTTCTCTTAAAACTTTAAACATTTTTAGTAAAGTTCATTTGCATTCAATGTCGTCTATCGACTTCAGAAGTGTGATGCAGGTTATACTTGAAGTTCAACCATCTGAAGTTTATAATCTTGCAGGACAAAGTTCAGTCGGGTTATCATTCGCACAACCGGTTGAAACACTCGATAGTATAAGTCTGGGAACACTAAATATTTTAGAAGTAATAAGATTCCATAAACTTCCGATCAAGTTTTATAACGCATCTTCCAGTGAATGTTTTGGTGATACACATGGCAAAGCTGCAGATGAAGAAACTCCCTTTCACCCGCGGAGTCCTTATGCAGTAGCAAAGTCAGCGGCGTTCTGGCAGGTAGCAAATTACAGGGAAGCTTACAATCTCTTTGCATGTTCAGGGTTGCTGTTTAATCATGAATCACCTCTTCGTCCTTTAAGATTTGTTACAAGAAAAATTATTAATTCTGCATGCAGAATTGCTCAGACCAAAACCGGAACATTAAAGCTTGGCAATGTAAATATTAAGCGCGACTGGGGCTGGGCTCCTGAATATGCCAAAGCTATGTACCTGATGCTTCAGCAGGATAAGCCTGAAGATTATGTTATAGCAACCGGTAAATCAATTTCATTAGAAGAGTTTGTTAAATTAACTTTTGATTATTTCAACCTTGATTATAAGAATCATGTTGAGATAGATAGTTCTATATACAGACCAACCGATATTCCATTCGGACTTGGTAATCCTTCCAAAGCTGCTGCAAAGCTAAACTGGAAAGTAAAATATTTTGTTGAAGATGTTATTAAAATGATGATTGAACACGAGCTTGAATCATTAAAGAAAAACTGA
- a CDS encoding glycosyltransferase: MNKFPKVLIIGECFNNRTGAGITMSNLFRGWDNEKLAVVTEYIDNADASLTDNYYVIGGEEKVRPWPFNYFRVTSQSGPLKLKQETKIKSAGNDEGKISAIVKLYLALNLLVGKVFSFFGFYHFIYRYSVSEKLLKFINEYKPDVIYSHLHYLEFMQFVQQVHFKTKIPLVIHMMDDWLREVEPNGLFKKYWQNKTENVFQEVASNASVRLSICDAMSEDYKRRYGFDFIPFHNPVETETWMKHSKNEWLYEKPFTILYAGRIGIGTLNAVIDIADAVEKLNEEGLQIVFEIQTRTNNKKLSEAIAGYKSVKLVPTLDYEKLPEKFSSVDLLVLPMDFDNKSLKYIWLSMPTKVSEYLSTGTPILVYAHPDTALARYAVDKKWADVVSEQNQTKLTQSIKNIYSDENFRRKLGEQSKSLAQNFHDAKVVREKFRQQLSFTLKDKIKEVPATIQ; this comes from the coding sequence ATGAACAAATTTCCAAAAGTATTAATCATCGGCGAATGTTTTAACAACAGAACAGGCGCGGGCATTACTATGAGTAATTTATTCAGAGGGTGGGATAACGAAAAACTAGCTGTCGTCACCGAGTATATTGATAATGCCGATGCGTCGTTGACCGATAATTATTATGTGATTGGCGGTGAAGAAAAAGTAAGACCATGGCCATTCAATTATTTCCGTGTTACTTCACAATCAGGGCCATTAAAACTAAAGCAAGAAACCAAAATTAAATCTGCAGGAAATGATGAGGGAAAAATCTCTGCAATAGTAAAGTTGTATTTAGCATTGAATCTATTGGTCGGTAAGGTATTTTCTTTTTTTGGCTTTTATCATTTTATCTACAGGTATTCAGTTTCAGAAAAACTTTTAAAATTTATTAATGAATACAAACCGGATGTAATTTATTCTCATCTGCATTATCTAGAATTCATGCAGTTTGTTCAACAGGTACATTTCAAAACAAAAATCCCTTTGGTCATTCATATGATGGACGACTGGTTAAGAGAGGTTGAACCAAACGGACTTTTCAAAAAATACTGGCAGAATAAAACAGAAAATGTTTTTCAGGAAGTAGCGTCAAATGCTTCAGTAAGATTAAGCATTTGTGACGCAATGTCTGAGGATTATAAAAGAAGGTATGGTTTTGATTTCATCCCATTTCACAATCCTGTTGAAACGGAAACTTGGATGAAGCATTCAAAGAATGAATGGCTATATGAAAAACCTTTCACAATTTTATATGCTGGAAGAATCGGAATAGGTACATTAAACGCCGTTATTGATATTGCTGATGCTGTTGAAAAACTCAATGAAGAAGGTTTGCAGATCGTCTTTGAAATTCAAACAAGGACGAACAATAAAAAATTAAGTGAGGCAATTGCCGGATATAAATCTGTAAAACTTGTCCCGACTCTTGATTATGAAAAACTACCCGAAAAGTTTTCGTCAGTTGATCTGCTTGTTCTGCCGATGGATTTTGATAATAAGAGTTTAAAGTATATCTGGTTATCAATGCCAACAAAAGTATCTGAATATCTTTCAACAGGAACGCCCATACTAGTTTATGCTCATCCGGATACTGCGTTAGCACGTTATGCTGTTGATAAAAAATGGGCTGATGTTGTGAGTGAACAAAATCAGACTAAGCTTACGCAATCAATAAAAAATATTTATTCAGATGAAAATTTCCGTAGAAAACTTGGTGAGCAGAGTAAATCACTTGCACAAAATTTTCACGATGCAAAAGTTGTAAGAGAAAAATTCAGGCAACAGTTGAGTTTTACACTTAAAGATAAAATAAAAGAAGTTCCAGCGACAATTCAATAA
- a CDS encoding class I SAM-dependent methyltransferase: MNQEHLKFLRCPKTNKKLIIEEPQIENDRIKSGILVEPISGNRYPVVNFIPRFVPSDNYANNFGFEWNLHSDTQYDSYSLLGVSKKRFEEETKWPKDLKGEVILEVGSGSGRFTTIAAESSALIISIDYSNAVEANYKSNGSKDNVFIIQASVYEMPFEKKSFDRAFCFGVLQHTPNPKNSFFEILKFVKPGGAIASDIYLWSFTRRYLNIGFYIRPLVRNANPEKLYAVSKKYIDIMWPLARVLRKIPVIGWRLNWKLMIADHSTMLPDADDKTLKEWAYLDTFDFLSPRYDLPETVKGFRKWHEEAGLKNIEVHKGYNGVEGRGVVP; the protein is encoded by the coding sequence ATGAATCAGGAACACCTCAAATTTTTACGATGTCCTAAAACAAATAAAAAACTTATAATTGAAGAACCCCAAATTGAAAATGATAGAATCAAAAGCGGAATACTTGTTGAGCCGATAAGCGGCAACAGGTATCCTGTTGTAAATTTCATACCGAGATTTGTTCCATCCGATAATTATGCAAATAATTTTGGGTTTGAATGGAATCTTCATTCAGATACTCAGTATGATTCATATTCTTTACTCGGAGTATCTAAAAAAAGATTTGAAGAGGAAACCAAGTGGCCTAAAGATTTAAAAGGAGAAGTTATACTTGAAGTTGGCAGCGGTTCGGGAAGGTTTACTACTATTGCCGCCGAATCCAGTGCTCTGATAATTTCAATTGACTACTCAAATGCGGTTGAAGCAAACTATAAATCAAACGGTTCAAAGGACAATGTCTTTATCATCCAGGCAAGCGTTTATGAAATGCCATTCGAAAAAAAATCTTTTGACCGGGCATTCTGTTTTGGCGTACTTCAACATACCCCGAATCCTAAAAATTCTTTTTTTGAAATTCTGAAATTTGTTAAACCCGGCGGAGCTATTGCTTCAGACATCTATTTGTGGAGTTTCACAAGACGGTATTTAAATATCGGTTTTTATATCAGACCACTCGTAAGAAACGCAAATCCTGAAAAGTTATATGCTGTTTCTAAAAAGTATATCGATATAATGTGGCCTCTTGCAAGAGTGTTAAGAAAGATTCCCGTCATCGGCTGGAGATTAAACTGGAAGCTGATGATTGCAGATCATTCAACAATGCTTCCTGATGCGGATGATAAAACTCTGAAAGAATGGGCGTATCTTGATACGTTTGATTTTCTTTCACCGCGTTATGATTTACCTGAGACAGTAAAAGGTTTTAGAAAATGGCATGAAGAAGCCGGACTTAAAAATATTGAAGTTCACAAAGGTTATAATGGAGTTGAGGGAAGAGGTGTAGTTCCATAA